The stretch of DNA GGTAACCTCATGGGTATCAGTAGTTTCTGTAAGACACACTGGGGTAATCAGTGGGCTCCTGCTGGTCAACCAATTGAACAGCCATCCACGAGCCAGTCAATGGTTAGCGATGATCATCGAAATCAAATAATGACGTTCGATCATCAGCTACATCAACAAATTCAGCAGCAATTATCTGTTGAACAATTGCAACTCTTGACTCAACTTCAAGTAAAtgaacaaacaaacaaaaaccTTCCCCAAATTACAAAGTTCTAATTCTTGttcctttctttcttcttttcttttcttttgggggcctcttttgttgttgttgtgtgtAGAATCAACAAAATCAATCTCTATCCATGATTCCAACATCATCAATTGATCAACAACATCTCTCAAATAATATAACATCTCTCGCATCGTCCCTTGCCCTCGCCCAGCAACCGGGGCAGGTGCAGCAGTCGCAGTTAATGACACAACTGCCGGCAACATTGGATCTGCAGCAGCAACAAAATTTGTCTGGTGATGCCCAACAGCAGACAAAGTTTGTCTTCAATGTTGACATTGAGAAGCAATCGCCGGCACTGCAGTTGCTGTTCCAAATGCCAccgcaacagcagcagcagcagcagcaacagcaaatGCAACAAGCAGCTGGGTCAACCATCATTTCCAGCCCAATTCAGCAACAATttcagcagcaacagcagcaaatCATTGCGTCGCAAATTGCCCAAACGCAGACGAGTGGTTTGCTAAGTGGACAGGGTGTTGATCTTCAGCAATCCATCCAACAGGTCCAGCTGCCGTcgaatttaacaattttgcaaCCACATCAAATACTTTCAAAGGCCCAACAAATGCAGAATTGTTCTCAAAGCTCAcaagtaaaaattcttttctatctgactaaaatctgaataaaaataaacaaacaaaataatcCTTTGCAGGCTGTTGCAACGCAAACCCAACAATTGCCGTCGGGTGCATCAATGACAGCTGTTACGGCATTAGCCCAACAACATCAGCAAAATCTCAACAATATCATCCCAAGCCCCACACTTGAGGGTACAGTGCAAACACCAACATCAGCGGTACCGGCGGTGGCATCGTCCGTTGCCATCTCAACTGCTGTGAAAACGAATGGAATTGTTGCGGGTGGAGGTAAGAAAGGATCTGATAAAACATCTCGCAAGGAGAGCAAACGGTATTCGGTAGCAAGACAAGCTCCTGCCGGTAGTCAAGTAGGATTTAATTTTGACGCTTCAGGTACAACATTTGTTAATCCACaagatttttatattatttttgtttctttattcTTGACATTTCGctcattttgcattatttgaattgattttttaatttgttaaatttattaatcaattctcttttcctttttcttcttccattttGTGGCTGTTCTGGAATTGGAACAACTTCAGGTGCAGCAGCAcagcaacagcaacaacaGTGCGCTGTACAGGGAGCAAGTCCACCGGATAAGACGATTGATGTGGATTCAGAGACAGATTCAAATCACGATACAGCCCTTACGCTGGCATGTGCTGGAGGGCATGAGGATTTGGTGGAATTGCTGATAAGTCGGGGTGCAAATATTGAGCATAGAGACAAGAAGGGGTTCACACCGCTCATCCTTGCGGCAACGGCGGGTCATGATAAAGTTGTTGAGGCACTGCTTAAGTACGGAGCGGAGATGGAGGCACAGTCGGAGAGGACAAAGGATACTCCACTGTCGCTTGCCTGCTCTGGCGGGAGGTACGAAGTTGTGGAACTTCTACTTAATATTGGGGCGAATAAGGAGCACCGAAATGTGTCTGATTATACGCCACTGAGTCTTGCCGCAAGTGGGGGGTATGTGAATATAATAAAACTACTCCTGAGTCATGGTGCGGAGATAAATTCGCGCACTGGCAGCAAATTGGGGATCTCCCCGCTAATGCTGGCCGCAATGAATGGACATACTCAAGCTGTGAAACTCCTCCTTGATATGGGTTCCGATATAAATGCCCAAATTGAGACAAATCGCAACACTGCCCTGACGCTGGCGTGCTTCCAGGGGCGCCATGAAGTGGTGAATTTGCTGTTGGAACGTAAAGCAAATGTTGAGCATCGCGCAAAGACGGGCCTCACGCCACTCATGGAGGCAGCAAGTGGGGGCTACATCGATGTGGGACGCGTGCTGCTGGACAAGGGGGCCGATGTGAATGCTGCTCCTGTTCCATCCTCCCGAGATACAGCTCTCACAATTGCCGCCGATAAGGGACATGTGAAGTTTGTGGAACTTCTCCTGTACCGCGGTGCAGCTGTGGAGGTGAAGAACAAGAAAGGTAATTCCCCCCTATGGCTAGCTGCAAATGGTGGGCACTTGGCAGTTGTTGAGATCCTCTATGCACACGACGCTGACATTGATTCACAAGATAATCGCAAAGTCTCCTGCCTCATGGCAGCATTCCGCAAGGGGCACACAAAGGTTGTCAAATGGATGGTGAACCATGTCACGCAATTCCCATCTGATCAGGAAATGACGCGATATATTTCGACTGTGAGTGATAAGGAGTTGCTGGATAAATGTCATGAATGTGTCAAGGTCATCCGGGCGGCAAAGGAAGCGCAGGCAGTGAAGGCAAATAAGAATGCCTCAATTCTCCTCGAGGAATTGGATATGGAGAAGAATCGGGAGGAGAGTCGAAAGGCAGCTGCTGCGAGGAGGCGTGAgcggaagaagaagaagaagctggagaagaaggaggaaaagaGAAAGCTCAATGAACCCAAGAATGCCCAGGATGATAAGGATGATGATAAAGATGACGAGAGTGATGGGGAGAAGGATGAATCAAGCCCTGAGAATGTTCCGCCACACGATAAGGAGGAAGGAGATTCGGGAATTGATGCCAATAGCCAAGGGTCGTGCTCAAGTGCCGATGTAAAGTCGAGCAATCTCATGGAGAAGCAGAGTAAGTTGACGAAGGCGAagaagaggaaggaaaaaacgGCAACTGTTCAGCCGCAACCGTCAACGTCACAACCGCAAATTGTGCGATCAAAGAGCCCACCTCCCAATCCCATTGATTTGGTGGTGAAGAACAAGCGAGAAGAGAGTGTGATTAAGAGTACGAAGAATCCCAAGGATGTGGCGAGAGAAATGCGTGAGCAGAGGGATGCAAAGAGGGAGATTAAGCAGGAAGGACGACGTGAGGAGATCAAAATGCCCGAGCAGGCGGCAAAGAGATCAGTTGAGAAGGAGAATCTTGCACCACGTGAGGAGTTCAGATCGAAGAATCAGCGAGGAGAGAAGAAATCTGAGTATGCTAGTAGTTTAGCGGCAAGTCGTGAGAGTGGTGGAGCGCAGAAAAGTGCATCCCAACCGATTCAGCCGAATGGAGCTGATGGGGCGTCCGGAAGTCGCAAAGTTGTCTACTTCCCGCGACATTTGTCCGATCATGAGATAATTGAGTCAACATCATCGTCATATAGCATGAAGAGTGGCAAGAATTCCTCCAAGAGTCATTCCCATGATGATTCATCGAAGAATTCCAGCAGCATGAAACAAGCGGGGAAACGCGAAGAAGGTTGGAAGGAGGTGGTTCGCAAGAGTTCCGTGCAACAGCAGGTGTCATCACTGAGTGAGCCGAGTTGCAAGAAGATTGCCGTACCGACGCATGCTATATCACGCGTTATCGGACGCGGTGGGAGCAATATAAATGCAATAAGAGCTGCCACCGGTGCTCATATTGAAGTTGAGAAGCAGAGCAAATCCCAATGTGATCGATGGATCACAATAAAGGGATCAGCGGATGCAACAAGACAAGCGCACTCTCTCATTGGGACCCTCATAAAGGATCCCGATGTTGATATTCTGCAAATTCTGCAGAAGGTCAATTCGAATGTGAAACCCGTTCCACCGTCCCCATCAATTGGTCCGATTGGATACTGGGGCGAGAAACCACCGACTACAACGGCATCGAGCAGCTACACCGCTTCCACATCTATCGCTACAACGTCGTCGAGTGCAGTTCAGATTAAGACAACGAGTATGGCGAAGCAACAGATTGCCAACTCATCAAAGCAGATTCCCGCGAGTGCTGCCTCCTCGGTTGTTACCACAAAGATAATGTCCTCATCGGCATCGACGGCAAATACTTCGCGTACTGCTCAATCGAAGGTGTATCAGTCGAGTCATCAGCAGAGTCGATCTGGTGGTGCTATCTCCAGCAATGCCGGGAATACATCGCGTTCCAATCCCGAAATTCTCAAACGTCCCGTCGTCTCGAGCGCCGTGAGTGTCTCCAGCGGTAGCAATACCACAAAGACCACCATGTCCTTCACGGGGGCCATTATGTCGCTCAAATCGACGACAACGAAGAACATAACACCAGCTATGAGTATGTCCGGGCCACCGGGAACATTTGCCTCGAAACTCCTGACGAGCCAGGCGAGTGATGCTAAGAAGGTCATGACATCCAGCGTGACAACAATTGTCACATCAACATCAACTCTCATGGCGAGTAGTGCGGCCCAGCAATCAGCTGCCCCCGCCAGTGTTGTGCAAATGAGTCCCAAGCACCACAGTGTGAGTGCCAATAGTCAAAACCTGCCGGCACCGTTTGCCAATACGCCGCAACAAGCACCGCCGAATGTGGGTGTTATTGGTTCGAATGCAAAGCCACCGCCATTCTCGCAGGCGACCATTGAAACGGCCACATCGAGCATTGGCAATGCAAATGGACCACCGCGTTCCATCACACCAATTGGTCCGCCAATAGCGAGGAATGTAACACAATCACCGCTTCTGCAGAAGCAACAAGCACTGCCTGTGTCGTCGTCCATGTCAGACACGAGTCTCGCTGTGGGATCAGCAATACATCAGAGTGGCAACACTGGTGCCGGTGGTAGCGGTAGTACGGCAAGTAGCATTGCTGCGCAGCTTCAGACGAAGATAAGTCAGCTGCACGGTGCCCAGGCGCATGAGTATTCGCTCTTCAATGACAACTACGGGAGTCAGTGGGAGAGTAAGCAGATGTACAACAATGTTGCACCACTGCAGGCGGATGCATCCAAAGCACCTGGGTATCGTGGGAATACCGTCAGTAGTCCAGTTAGCATAAAGACGAGCAGTCAATCCATCACACCACCATCAACTGGGCACCATCTCAGTGTGGCACCGTCAACGGGGAATGCTGCTACGACTCTCATCACCACCGCCACGGGTACTGCACAATCGCAAACGTCGCAAAATCTCTCCGGGGCTTCGGTTCAGGTGACACCGTCTGCTCAGGTGTACGATCTATCGCAGTCAGCTTCAAGCGGCGGTAGTGGTGTCTCCATAATTAAACCACCAACAACGCAGACAATTCAACCACCACCGCCGTCAAATTTGGCCGTGCAGCGTCCAATTATGAGCAACATGTCACAAGTAAGCCAACACACAAAGAATTTCCCTTCTTCACTCAAGAACAATTCTCAAtcgaataattttctcaaggtCCGACCTGTGGGCTCCCAGATGGATTCATATTCGAGTGGTGTACAAGCACCCGTTGGCAGTGGTGCAGGAGCACGTCAGAATCTATTTGACAACCTGCAGTCGCAATCCTCGATGAATGCAAGTGGAACGAGCGGAAGTAGTGCATCGTCGTCGCAGCATATGCTCAACTACAGCCAAAATTCCGATGCCAGCCACCCACCGCCGTTCCAGCATCTCGGACTCGGTGCTGGGAATCCCCTTCATATGTCGCGTCTCAATCCCCGTGCCACGGTCTTTTCTTCGatgcagcaacagcagcagcaggcTCCGCCACAGCCGCAGCAACAAGTGTCGCAGGCATCAAAGTCGacgcagcagcaacagcagcagcatccGAATCAATTTGGGAATATCTTCCAGCAGAATCAGGGCACAGCCGGTGGGGCACCTGGCGGGGGAAATAGTGGCGGTGGCAGTATGAGTGGGCAGTACAGCAAGATGCCACCACTTGCATCGTACAACCCAACACCAGGACGTCCTCAATCGCAGCCACAGCCACAgacgcagcagcagcaacctGGGTCTCAGGGGCAGGTTAATAACAATGGACGCTGGTACGATTTATCCCATCTGCCGTCACCGCGGGAGATCCTCAACATGGAGAATGGATTCACGCTCAATTTGGGCTCACCGTCCTCCATGTCTCCCAATAATCCACCCCAAGCCACGACAAATGGTGTGCTGTCCAATCAAACGGCGGACGATAGTAGGAAGATGCCGCGACCAATTGGCACAGAACGTGCCAGCTGGAAGTACGGGTACAACTCGAATGTTGTCACGCAGAATCAACCGCCGCAAATGCCAATGGAGATGGATAATTCGGGACAAATGCACCCGTGGATTGTCGATAAGCAGCCATGGATGATGCCCATGCGCAATCAATATGTTCCCACAGATGACCTCCATCCTCACGATCATTTTtcggtgagtttttttctagaaaatttctttttttgaaaagaatttttttatttttggggatttttggGGTTTGTTTTTGggaattattcaaaagaaattagtaatttattgcaaattttaagaaaaaacttgttGAGATTACCAGGGaatgaataatgaaaaaaaagtagaatttcaaacattagaaaggaaatttaaaacgttaaaattgcataaaaaatttcaagagcTGTTTACGAAGAAAATCATCGGAAATGCAGCCCAAGAATAAAAGCACTCCTTTTCTGCTCACTAGCGGCGTTTCGTCAAATTTATTGACATCCTCAGGCTCTATTAAAGGACAAACATTTCTGTCAATACAATTTCAAGTTCacgaaaaaatacaaaattcttcaattctcTCTTCTCAAGCTTAACAAAGAAACTTACAGAGCAAGTACGGAGCACTTATGTCACAAAAACATaaggagaagaataaaaaaccaACGTTAAACACAACATTACTGCGAGCATCTCcatgaaaaacattaaaatattcttgcattaaaataatttaacgtAAAAACTGAGAAATCAAAAGGATTTCCAGCGTTTTCTTTGCTGTTGGAGCTGTGTATTTGAAAGTAATTATCGTTAGGGCTTAATAATGTCAATCTTTATAAATCTCGGCTTctagaatctttttttaaccTTAAAATATTCGCTGGAATACATTTCTCGTAAAGCTCTTGGAGTTTCcagtttttaaaatatctttcagttaaaatatttttattgagtgATGAGGAAGAAATAAGTTTTAATCGTTGGAAATAAgatcaaactttaaaaaaaaacgtcaaacgttaagaaaagaaacataaaactaaaaaaatgcGTCATGCaacagaaaagaaacgtcaaagggtaaatagaaatgtcaaattgaagaaaaaaaacgtcaaacgttagaactgaaatgtcaaacggcaacaaaatgataaatcaaaatacaacgcattaataatttaaacaaatcCCAATaaaaaacgtaagaaaattgaaagaattttatggaaaataaaaaaaaaagtaatttatggATAATTTTTAGAACCTTTTGAATGATTCTTTCAATCCTTCTTCATCTCTATTCTTTACCTGTGTAGTGTGctaaatatttatgcaaaataaaattacatgcGGAGGAGTaagtaaaagaaatgagaaaatggtATAAACTTTagtgaaataatttgatttgggattattttttttcttaaattttaatcttcaaatttaattattttaaaagaaattgcaaaataattctaatGCAATGTTCTCTATTTTCTCGAATGCTGCGgctttcttctttctttttatctttagCACATGCAATTGGACTACCATCATGCTGGAGGTGGAAATGTTGGTCCTACACCgcaaaatatgaatttgatGCAGTCCCTTCAATACACACCCTTTATGCCGCACTCTGCTGATATTGGGCAACTGCCAGATAAAATAGAATCTTGGGAACCGGAAAAACATGTAAGgcatattaaataatttctcatatttttaataattaatttttgaaaaatataaaaaattaaaaatatatttagaaaaatccTATCCCCTTTAGTCGAGAATTTCTTTAGAGTAAAcaagagaatttttgcttCTAGGGCTGGAAATGGACAAATTGAGTTAGGAATGCCGTGAATTTCATCAGATATTTACACATAgtatgaagaaagaaaaaaaacttttcactaTATTCCATagaagaaagttaaaaaaaagaaatgaaatatttctctccCGATTTATTCAACATACATAAACacctttttaattattttgtttctcttcacataagaatgaaaaaaaaaactataatcaACTTCTCACAGAATGTttgctaaaagaattttaggagattgaaaacaaacaaaaaaacaagaatttaatttataaaaccaCAATGAACTTGTCCTGTTTGTCATGATGTTcttaataatacaaaaaaatatcgtaTTGAAGTTTAtacttaaaatgttttctgcTGGAagacttgaaagaaaaaaaaatatattgaaaaagaaaaatgcaccgaaactgttttttttttaagaaaacaaaaaattctctcaaatttctattttttggtTGTTTACATATTTCAAAAATCCCGACATGATATTTTTCTGCTCTTGATgtgttatttttaaagaaaaagaattaacaaaATGCAGCAATAAACTCTTAcagacatgaaaaaaaaacattttagcaaagaaaaagaaaatagacgAACCGAAtggaatattgagaaaaaaaaaacgatgaaaagtgattttaaatgggaaaatctTGTCAAAGTtggaagaataataaattagaggaaaaaacttgcgaattttcattaaaaaaaaagtactttcTAATCCCTTATTTTAACGTAATATCACATACAttctcgaaaaaaaagaattagaaatggtaatagagaaaacaaaaaaattattaaaggaCATGTGAAAGATAGAAGCAACCTTTTGCTGTTaatcattattaaaaaaaaaagaagagaaatgagaagaaaaaaatgatgaaaaagatGTATTAATAAACGTAAATTTAAAGAGATGAAAaggttaaaatgaaaaaaaaaaaacatgaaataaaattaagaaaaattaactataAAGCGCATAGAAAAATAGTTGCATgagtttaaagaaagaaaaaacaattcaaaaaaaaaatctaatgcGAAGATATTTCTTTGTGAAATCTTCTCTTGGAGCTTATGTgggttttattttctctttttttttaattgagtgcttttttttatttttcccccttttatttttttttattctattgtCCCTCCTAAACACCCCCCAACCCCATTCCCAAAAATCGTATAGTTGAGCGtaatttctttgtgaattgagagcgttaaaaaatgaataagaaaaaaaacttagttgtgggattaatttttttgcggACGTGgtgtttttaatttctatattttcctaatttttcttttttttgtttttttaagtatCCGCGCCTTGtagggagattttttttctcgtttttaataataaatgctTCGAACCCTTCGAACGTACTTTTTtcgagatttatttttttttaattttgctctttgctatatttaaaaaaaaagaaaaacaaatattaaaatgacaaatcgaaaatgaatgaaaaaatatttaaaaaaaatattgctgtCGGCTTTGAGTTGTTTTTTGAGAATGTAAAACTTTTTCCCCTCG from Lutzomyia longipalpis isolate SR_M1_2022 chromosome 1, ASM2433408v1 encodes:
- the LOC129787968 gene encoding ankyrin repeat and KH domain-containing protein mask isoform X18, which gives rise to MQNVGPSDGLKRESKVSVRGSTGRNKMSTPSNKFTSNTSSPTKSDTETFPEFQPRVTDSSESDEESVSEILLACLCLRPDLLVDSFPLDQNDLVEIQGSCSDSCENDDNEDDEEDDEDDEEDEEADVHINDGRPKYLLECDDRDSDQGQHDTKARLEALLEAADEAAQALNRMRSDSSPRDKKILRGFSLLSRSLIAACTDNDVNAVRRLLGEGNSTINEGTDDGESLLSLACSAGYYELAQVLLAMSAQVEDRGQKNDCTPLMEAASAGHVDIIKLLISHGADVNAQSSTVTPIGNTPLMYACAGGHVAAVQELLANGANVEDHNENGHTPLMEAASAGHVEVAKILLDHGAGINTHSNEFKESALTLACYKGHLDMVRFLLEAGADQEHKTDEMHTALMEASMDGHVEVARLLLDSGAQVNMPTDSFESPLTLAACGGHVDLAMLLIERGANIEEVNDEGYTPLMEAAREGHEEMVALLLSQGANINAQTEETQETALTLACCGGFLEVADYLIKNGADIELGASTPLMEAAQEGHLDLVKFLLENNADVHAQTQTGDTALTYACENGHTEVAEVLLYYRAELEHESEGGRTPLMKACRAGHICTVKFLIAKGADVNRQTTNNDHTPLSLACAGGHQAVVELLLKSGADPFYKLKDNSTMLIEAAKGGHIGVVQLLLDYPHSMSNANQMPQTPTDVITNSQLMIYAEQQQKLQKQLPQPIQPIVLHQPKQQGAQQSTQQTHLAQNQQLVTAPPGLHDVPEAIRVSNHQILHQQQLQGKDDGQQQQQQMMAAAADVAGTNVILDSVKGGLTAPQTDSILAQMRMFQMQAGFTDGLAQGLALAQPSVVNQIVGNVVDGNQQMQQQQHIAPQPPNNVASGNQQITAKQKGLSRKGRPSVIPYDSNLTTSEAQQVRSQPLGEDENSIYVTTNLPTAEKKILEEFHKNTNLQVLCEGGVPSTLLPSSAYVDITTPSAQGMLCGASGISLTSGTPILGRMPAGGPIQSAAVATFVAGGKATDNNTFLITTSSFPTSINQSVTTTTATSGTSAQASTAAIPSTTTSTQIIAPSEVSQNTAISDRPKVKPVSKKDGKGNIRKSGSVLQQNQMVSIYNNLPVIPSSEQNLQLLQQSLATLSLAQQQQQQQQPGAPQTLIQQQLANITQNIQQISHLQSVNRQMPPSSPGKQPIPPNLVPATSSTLPVSGDCGTESTSTLTSITQNLNNQNILGTSESDEQLNSQWNQKMWQMVAQLPNHPLQKIAQRFIADQLKSPTENQLTGGSGSGANCGLPTSPNNSSKNIANNNDYSVISRMMSEVMHDISSDLNPEFVQQHPQQDDSMMHPKSVHVNQQFLLQQNDGQQIEQGDSEDHLHMFSVDDSDAETIGDCEIYPALDESLESLNVDDVTNVATVTTIDGSKESICNYEWADYIDDAINALHSGTDIPVAIQEMAANLNCPDLADAYAMGNLMGISSFCKTHWGNQWAPAGQPIEQPSTSQSMVSDDHRNQIMTFDHQLHQQIQQQLSVEQLQLLTQLQNQQNQSLSMIPTSSIDQQHLSNNITSLASSLALAQQPGQVQQSQLMTQLPATLDLQQQQNLSGDAQQQTKFVFNVDIEKQSPALQLLFQMPPQQQQQQQQQQMQQAAGSTIISSPIQQQFQQQQQQIIASQIAQTQTSGLLSGQGVDLQQSIQQVQLPSNLTILQPHQILSKAQQMQNCSQSSQAVATQTQQLPSGASMTAVTALAQQHQQNLNNIIPSPTLEGTVQTPTSAVPAVASSVAISTAVKTNGIVAGGGAAAQQQQQQCAVQGASPPDKTIDVDSETDSNHDTALTLACAGGHEDLVELLISRGANIEHRDKKGFTPLILAATAGHDKVVEALLKYGAEMEAQSERTKDTPLSLACSGGRYEVVELLLNIGANKEHRNVSDYTPLSLAASGGYVNIIKLLLSHGAEINSRTGSKLGISPLMLAAMNGHTQAVKLLLDMGSDINAQIETNRNTALTLACFQGRHEVVNLLLERKANVEHRAKTGLTPLMEAASGGYIDVGRVLLDKGADVNAAPVPSSRDTALTIAADKGHVKFVELLLYRGAAVEVKNKKGNSPLWLAANGGHLAVVEILYAHDADIDSQDNRKVSCLMAAFRKGHTKVVKWMVNHVTQFPSDQEMTRYISTVSDKELLDKCHECVKVIRAAKEAQAVKANKNASILLEELDMEKNREESRKAAAARRRERKKKKKLEKKEEKRKLNEPKNAQDDKDDDKDDESDGEKDESSPENVPPHDKEEGDSGIDANSQGSCSSADVKSSNLMEKQSKLTKAKKRKEKTATVQPQPSTSQPQIVRSKSPPPNPIDLVVKNKREESVIKSTKNPKDVAREMREQRDAKREIKQEGRREEIKMPEQAAKRSVEKENLAPREEFRSKNQRGEKKSEYASSLAASRESGGAQKSASQPIQPNGADGASGSRKVVYFPRHLSDHEIIESTSSSYSMKSGKNSSKSHSHDDSSKNSSSMKQAGKREEGWKEVVRKSSVQQQVSSLSEPSCKKIAVPTHAISRVIGRGGSNINAIRAATGAHIEVEKQSKSQCDRWITIKGSADATRQAHSLIGTLIKDPDVDILQILQKVNSNVKPVPPSPSIGPIGYWGEKPPTTTASSSYTASTSIATTSSSAVQIKTTSMAKQQIANSSKQIPASAASSVVTTKIMSSSASTANTSRTAQSKVYQSSHQQSRSGGAISSNAGNTSRSNPEILKRPVVSSAVSVSSGSNTTKTTMSFTGAIMSLKSTTTKNITPAMSMSGPPGTFASKLLTSQASDAKKVMTSSVTTIVTSTSTLMASSAAQQSAAPASVVQMSPKHHSVSANSQNLPAPFANTPQQAPPNVGVIGSNAKPPPFSQATIETATSSIGNANGPPRSITPIGPPIARNVTQSPLLQKQQALPVSSSMSDTSLAVGSAIHQSGNTGAGGSGSTASSIAAQLQTKISQLHGAQAHEYSLFNDNYGSQWESKQMYNNVAPLQADASKAPGYRGNTVSSPVSIKTSSQSITPPSTGHHLSVAPSTGNAATTLITTATGTAQSQTSQNLSGASVQVTPSAQVYDLSQSASSGGSGVSIIKPPTTQTIQPPPPSNLAVQRPIMSNMSQVSQHTKNFPSSLKNNSQSNNFLKVRPVGSQMDSYSSGVQAPVGSGAGARQNLFDNLQSQSSMNASGTSGSSASSSQHMLNYSQNSDASHPPPFQHLGLGAGNPLHMSRLNPRATVFSSMQQQQQQAPPQPQQQVSQASKSTQQQQQQHPNQFGNIFQQNQGTAGGAPGGGNSGGGSMSGQYSKMPPLASYNPTPGRPQSQPQPQTQQQQPGSQGQVNNNGRWYDLSHLPSPREILNMENGFTLNLGSPSSMSPNNPPQATTNGVLSNQTADDSRKMPRPIGTERASWKYGYNSNVVTQNQPPQMPMEMDNSGQMHPWIVDKQPWMMPMRNQYVPTDDLHPHDHFSHMQLDYHHAGGGNVGPTPQNMNLMQSLQYTPFMPHSADIGQLPDKIESWEPEKHGWKWTN